The following nucleotide sequence is from Halogeometricum borinquense DSM 11551.
CAGAACACAGTCTCAGGTTCTTGACGGTGTCGTCGCCGGACTCGACCGTCCAAACGTCAAGGTGAAAGTAAATTCAGTACTGCTCGCAGTAAACGTCATCGTCGGTGTTGCCCTCACGGTTGCGTATGGGGCCATTGGTGTCGTGATAGCTACCGTTATCGCCGAAGCCGTTCGGTACGGTTTCTTAGCATGGTACGTCAAGCAGTCGATCCCGTCGGTCAGCCTGTTCCCCCGGTCGATGGCAGAACAGGCCGCCAGCGCCGTCGGGATGGGCATTGTCGTCTACGGTCTCCGGCAGACGCTCGCCATTGACTCGTGGCTAATTCTAGGCGTGGTTCTCGGCGCCGGCGCGGTCGCGTACACGGGAATTCTGTTCACCCTTAGTGAGTCGTTCCGCGTTACCATCACCGGTATCTCTGAGACACTGTATGGCGAGTGGCGTCGGTGGTCGCCACTTAGTCGGTCTTGACTGTTTGTTTTGTGTAATATGAAAGCAGGTCTTCGACAACTGCATCCCACGTGGGCAGTCGTTGAGTTCTTGTTTCACCTGCTGTCGCCTCCCGAATAGCTTTCTGGACAACAGACGGACGGAGGGCGCTGACACCGACGCAGTTCTCTCTCGACACCCAGTCTACCAACGCGCCCGCCTCTCGAACTACGCAGGGCGTCCCAGCGGCTAACGCCTCGGCAACCGTCATCCCGTACGCCTCGAACTTACTCAGTGTCACGTACGCGTCCGCACCCGCGTACAGACCGGGTAACTCCTCGCCATCCACGTAGCCCAGAAACTCCACGCGGTCTTCAACATCTTCCTGCCGCGCGGTTCGCTCCAGTTCGTCGTGGTACGGACCGCTCCCGGCCACGAGAAGGTCGTACTCTGGAAGCTCCGAGAGCGCACGAATCGCGTGCTGGACGCCTTTGTACTCCTCTAGTCGGCCAACCGTGAGAATGTACGGTCGGTCGCGTTCGCCGGTGTCTGCAGATGTGAAGCGATCCACATCGAGGCCGTTCGGAATCACCGTCGCATCCACATCAAAGTCGGTCGCCAACTGCTTGCGTTCCCATTTGCTCACGGCGACGACGGCGTCCGCCCGGCGGACGGCCCACCGACCGACTGGACGGTATGCAGAGAGGAGTTTGTCGCGTGTTGAATCCGCACTGCCGCCGTGATAGTGGGGTGTTACAACGAACCGACGGTCACCGATTCCGAGGGCAGCGAAAAACAACGGAAACGAGTGGTAGTTGTGGGCGTGAACGACATCGGCATCAGTCCGGCGGACTGCGGCGGCGAGTTGCGGGCAGACATGCATCGCACCGCCGGGTGCGATGCTCCGGAATCGGCGCACGTGAACGCCGTTCCGTCGCTCCGCTCGAAAGCCACCGTCGCCCGCATCGGCGGTCAAGACGGTCACATCGTGGCCGCGTTCGACGAGTCGTTCCGAAATCTCTCGAACGTGCGTTTCGACACCGCCCGACTGCGGCGGATACCGTGGCGTCACCTGCAGTATCTTCATCGATTGCTCACCGGTCACTCACTCGTACACGTCTCGCAGTTCCTCATCGACTTCCCAGATAGCCGACCCCTCGCCGCGAAGCAGTTTCACGGCGGCAAAGAACAGCGACACCTGCGTGTCGAACACTGCATAGAACGGTTGGAGCGGGCCCAACAGGTCACGCGATCCGAGGAGGGTAAACAGACCGAGTGATGCGGGCACCGCGAGGCCGAACGGGCCGGCAACGAGGAGGCCAAACAGCGTCGCCAGCGACACCGCCCCTGCCAACAGCCACGGGGAGACGACCATGAACCACCAGTTGAACGGGAGGACGATGCCACCGTACAGACCGTGGCGACCGAGGGCGTCGCGGTGTTGGAATAGGAGTCTGAGCAGTCCCATCGCGCGGCGGTCCTTCTGCGTCCGGCGCTTGCTGAACTCGGAGTGAGACGCCTCTTTGTACCGTACGTCGGGATCGAATACGACGCGCTTGCCGTTCCGTCGAATCAAGAGGGCAAGTTCGGTGTCGTCGGCGATGGAGTCGGGATCGATAGAGACGATGTCGTCGTTTTCGAACGCGGAGAACGGGCCGTGGAAGATAAGCGTTGAATCGAGGTGCGACTCAAGCGTCTGAATCTTCGCTTGGATGCCGCGGTAGCCTTCCTCGACTTCGCTCCCGCCGAGAACGTCCACGTTCCGACCCGTCACCGCACCAACGTCAGGGTCGGCGAGGTTCGCGGCGGCTTCACGGAGGGCGTCAGCGGCGACTTTCGAGTCGCAGTCGGTTTTGACGACCATCTCGTTTTCGGCGGCCGCGTAGGCGTCGTTGAGTGCGGGTGCCAGGCCGCGACGCTCGTCCTCTTCGATGAGATTCAGCGTCGGGGCTTCTCGGTCCGCGAAGAAGTTCCGGATGATCTCTCTCGTCTCGTCGTCCGAGGAATCCACGACGACGAGTTCGACCTTCTCCATCGGATAATCGAGCGAGACGATGTCTCTGAGTTTATTCTCGATGATACGCTCTTCGTTGTACGTCGGGAGAACGATACTCACAGTCGGTTCCGCTCGCTGTTTGTTCGCGGGCGATCCGTCCGGCTTCCAGACGGCGTACAGCGCGAGATACAGCAGATACGGGAGTCCCGTCAGTGCAACGAGTCCCGAAATTGCGCCGAAAAATCGGCGGACGTACGTTCGCATACCGGCGCTTTGCAGAGCAGCACAAAAATCCCCGCGGTCGGCGGTCGATCCATCAAATAGACGATAAACCGCTGACAATTCCGCAGAACGGAGAAACGTTCCGGAACCCCTTTTACTAATCCCTGTCGCAGTTGCTCGTAATGGACTACGACGACGTCTGTATTCTCATCCCGACGTACAACGAGGCCGAAACTATCGGCGGCGTCGTCAGCGACTACCACAGCGAGGGGTTCGAGAACATCCTCGTCATCGATGGGGGGTCCGATGACGAAACCGTAGACATCGCCGAAGACCGCGGCGCGCGCGTCGTCATGCAATCCGGGTCGGGGAAAGGCCAAGCGATCCGCGAGGCCGTCGAATATCATATCGAGGCACCGTACGTTCTGATGCTCGACGGTGACGCGACGTACTGCGCGAAAGACGCAGACACGATGCTCGAACCACTAGATGAGGGGTACGAACACGTCATCGGCGACCGATTCGCGGATATGCACGACGGTGCGATGACGCGGTTCAACCAACTCGGAAACCGCATCGTCAATCGCGCGTTCGCAACCATCCACGGCCACGACTTCGAGGATATTCTCTCGGGCTACCGAGCGTTCACCCGCGATTCGTTCGGACGGATGACGCTGACGGCTGACGGATTCGGCATCGAGACGGAGATGTCCGTCGAGTGCGTGAAACGCAACATCGAGACGACGGTGGTTCCGATCACCTATCGCCCGCGGCCCTCCGGATCGGACACGAACCTGCGTCCCATCCGCGACGGTGGGATCATCTTCTTGGAACTGTACCGACGGGCGAAGACGAACAATCCCCTGTTTTACTTCGGGAGCGTGGGCGGTCTCTCGACGGCCATCGGGATCGGGATCGCCCTCTACGTCGCCATCGAGTGGGTAACCGTAAACACCTCCCACGAGGTTCTCGCGGTCGTCGCGGCGGCCGCCATCCTCTTCGGCGTCCAACTGCTGATGTTTGGCGTACTTTCGGATCTCATCCTCTCGTTACACCGTGACACGCTCAGAAAGATCGACGAGGAGACCGGGACGAACGCAGACCAGACACCGGACTCCGGATCGAACTCGAACAGCGGTTCGACGCGCCCCCGCGGAGTCCGTCAGGATGGCGGTGACGAGGCCGAGACGACCGACCGGTCGGCGTCGAACCCGGACGATTAGAACGGAAGGAGCGCGCGAAGTTGGCCGAGGATGTTGTTCGACGCCGAGCGCCGGTACTCCTCGAACACTGGGTGGAGATGGTCGAGCAGTTCCGCCTTGCTGGTGTACTGAGACTGCGGAACTGATTCCAGCGCTTCGCTGAGACGAACGGTCCCGCCGGCGGCGTTGTAGGGGACGGCGACGTCGTCGAGCGCGCGGACGAGTTCGTCGTCGGTCACTGGGTACGTGATATCCGCCTCCGACAACTCCTTGGCGAGTGCAGCGATACCAAATTCGAGCGTGTCCGGTTCGTCCCCGTCCTGCGGTGGTGGTCGTGCGGCCATCACCCCAGCGTTATGACTCCGCCTGTTGAAAAACCCCCGACCGAGTTCCGTCGGTCCGCATCTGTTAACCCGACGGAGTCCCTTTCGGCAGGACGCCAATGACCGACTATACGACCGTGTCGATCCCGAAGGACCTCGCCGAGCGCGTCGAAACCACCATCGAGGGGACGAGTTTTTCCAGTACGTCGGACCTCGTTCGCTTCCTGCTCCGGAGTATCGTTATCCAACACCAACGGGAGGGGAAACTCACGGAGGCGCAGTTCGAAGATATCGCCGAGCAACTTGCGGATCTCGGCTACCTCGACCGCTGATCGGACGTGCGAACGGACCGATCGGTCGGTACAAACAGACCGGTCGGATGTGCGAACGGGGATCAGTCGCGAGCAAGTGACTCCGTCGGCGGTTCGGCCTCCACCACATCGAGCGAGAGTTGCTTGCCGGACCGGTCGAATGCAGATACTGACGACTCGTCCCACGGCGGGACGGCAACCAAGATAGCGGCCGCAAAGTCGTCCTCACGCGTCGGTTCGTCCGGTCCCTGCGGATGTGAAACGAAGCGGGCGCGCCCGCGTCCAGCGGGTGTTCCGAGGTCAACACCGAACACTGCTCGGACGGACTTGCCGGCATCGGGGAGGTAAAAGTGGGTCAACACCGGTGTCTCCGGGTCTACGTCCAGGTCGTCTTCGAACGCTTCGGCTGGCGTTGCCGCGAGGACGACCGTAACTCGCTCTGGTTCGGCGTCCGACGCCATGTCGAGAAGCGCGTCGTGCAAGCCGCGAGTGATGAAGACCACATCTGTTGTAGCGCGTGCGCCTGTAAAAGCGTGACCGCGTAAGTGACACTAGAATAGATGCTCTCGAATGAAATGATATTCAGCAGCTACGATAGCATCTTCTGGAACGCCTTGCGGTACGCTCCGGGGATGTTCGTTCGCGCATTGTCCAGCGCATCCTGAAACGCCCCCGCGGCGTTGCCCATCACGCCAGCCCCGTGACCGACGAGAACTCGGTCCGGATCGAACCGTCTCAGGGCGCGGCGCGGCGGGAACGGTCGGAGCATCGGGTGGACGCCGAGGCGCTCACCGGGCGCACAGAAGTACGACGCCGTACCGACTGTTTCTGGAACGAGAAGCGTCCCCGACGACTCGTGATAGAACCCGACTTCCTGCCACGGCGGAATCGAACTGTCGAGGATCGTGAACGCCTCGAACCCGGAGTCTGCGAGACGACGGCTAAATCGCTCGACGGGGGCGTCTAACTCGTCTGCGACGCCGGTCATCCAGTCGGCAACGTACACCGGAACGTCGTGCCGCGTCGCCAGTTTGGCCGCGTCGCGTTTGTGTCGGTCGAGCCCGACGACGATGCCCGACACGTCGCCGTACTCCGCGAGCAACTCGTCGAGATTTGGTGCGTCCACGGGATCGAACAGCCAGACGCCGCCGTCGTCGCCGACAAGAGCGTGACTGGCGCGCTGCATCTCCTCGTCGGGATACGCAAGCCATCCGACGCCGCCGTCCCACCGATCAATCGTTCGATACTCGGCCGTCCCGCTCCCCTTCATTGGCATGGACGAATCAAGGGACGGCAGCGGCATAAACCCGGGCGACAGAAACAGATTGTCTCATTTTCGGAGTTTACAGCAATCTCTGCCGCATTGGTTGGATACGGTGATATCTTCCGCATTCTGTCATGCGTGTAAGCATCAACGACGCGAAACGACGCGACGATATTTCACCCCTCGTCACGTAGAGGCGCTATGCTCACCCGCTTTTGTCGTCTCGGCTTAGAGGTCAAGTATCTCGAAGCGG
It contains:
- a CDS encoding glycosyltransferase family 4 protein, with translation MKILQVTPRYPPQSGGVETHVREISERLVERGHDVTVLTADAGDGGFRAERRNGVHVRRFRSIAPGGAMHVCPQLAAAVRRTDADVVHAHNYHSFPLFFAALGIGDRRFVVTPHYHGGSADSTRDKLLSAYRPVGRWAVRRADAVVAVSKWERKQLATDFDVDATVIPNGLDVDRFTSADTGERDRPYILTVGRLEEYKGVQHAIRALSELPEYDLLVAGSGPYHDELERTARQEDVEDRVEFLGYVDGEELPGLYAGADAYVTLSKFEAYGMTVAEALAAGTPCVVREAGALVDWVSRENCVGVSALRPSVVQKAIREATAGETRTQRLPTWDAVVEDLLSYYTKQTVKTD
- a CDS encoding glycosyltransferase gives rise to the protein MRTYVRRFFGAISGLVALTGLPYLLYLALYAVWKPDGSPANKQRAEPTVSIVLPTYNEERIIENKLRDIVSLDYPMEKVELVVVDSSDDETREIIRNFFADREAPTLNLIEEDERRGLAPALNDAYAAAENEMVVKTDCDSKVAADALREAAANLADPDVGAVTGRNVDVLGGSEVEEGYRGIQAKIQTLESHLDSTLIFHGPFSAFENDDIVSIDPDSIADDTELALLIRRNGKRVVFDPDVRYKEASHSEFSKRRTQKDRRAMGLLRLLFQHRDALGRHGLYGGIVLPFNWWFMVVSPWLLAGAVSLATLFGLLVAGPFGLAVPASLGLFTLLGSRDLLGPLQPFYAVFDTQVSLFFAAVKLLRGEGSAIWEVDEELRDVYE
- the aglJ gene encoding S-layer glycoprotein N-glycosyltransferase AglJ, giving the protein MDYDDVCILIPTYNEAETIGGVVSDYHSEGFENILVIDGGSDDETVDIAEDRGARVVMQSGSGKGQAIREAVEYHIEAPYVLMLDGDATYCAKDADTMLEPLDEGYEHVIGDRFADMHDGAMTRFNQLGNRIVNRAFATIHGHDFEDILSGYRAFTRDSFGRMTLTADGFGIETEMSVECVKRNIETTVVPITYRPRPSGSDTNLRPIRDGGIIFLELYRRAKTNNPLFYFGSVGGLSTAIGIGIALYVAIEWVTVNTSHEVLAVVAAAAILFGVQLLMFGVLSDLILSLHRDTLRKIDEETGTNADQTPDSGSNSNSGSTRPRGVRQDGGDEAETTDRSASNPDD
- a CDS encoding DUF5789 family protein; the protein is MAARPPPQDGDEPDTLEFGIAALAKELSEADITYPVTDDELVRALDDVAVPYNAAGGTVRLSEALESVPQSQYTSKAELLDHLHPVFEEYRRSASNNILGQLRALLPF
- a CDS encoding ribbon-helix-helix domain-containing protein; translated protein: MTDYTTVSIPKDLAERVETTIEGTSFSSTSDLVRFLLRSIVIQHQREGKLTEAQFEDIAEQLADLGYLDR
- a CDS encoding MBL fold metallo-hydrolase, translating into MPMKGSGTAEYRTIDRWDGGVGWLAYPDEEMQRASHALVGDDGGVWLFDPVDAPNLDELLAEYGDVSGIVVGLDRHKRDAAKLATRHDVPVYVADWMTGVADELDAPVERFSRRLADSGFEAFTILDSSIPPWQEVGFYHESSGTLLVPETVGTASYFCAPGERLGVHPMLRPFPPRRALRRFDPDRVLVGHGAGVMGNAAGAFQDALDNARTNIPGAYRKAFQKMLS